A genomic stretch from Thermodesulforhabdus norvegica includes:
- the lexA gene encoding transcriptional repressor LexA encodes MKKLTRKQTEVLNFLIQYQKDHGFPPTIQEIMEKFGFSSPRTAASHLDSLEKKGAIRISRGKARGIEILTAPFGGVPLVGKIPAGFPEEAIEDFREVIPIDPGFFGSGVKFAVRVKGDSMEGAGIRDGDIVIIRQQSSAENGQIVAAIVDGEVTLKRIKKYPDGRVELRPENPSYRPLVFRHPQSPQIVGIMVGLIRKSSI; translated from the coding sequence ATGAAAAAGCTAACCAGAAAGCAGACGGAAGTTTTGAACTTCCTCATTCAGTATCAGAAAGACCATGGCTTTCCTCCCACTATTCAAGAAATAATGGAAAAATTTGGTTTTTCATCGCCGAGAACGGCGGCCAGCCATCTGGATAGCCTTGAAAAGAAAGGGGCAATAAGAATCTCACGGGGGAAAGCAAGGGGAATAGAGATACTAACTGCCCCTTTCGGGGGTGTGCCCCTCGTCGGGAAAATCCCGGCCGGTTTTCCCGAAGAAGCCATTGAAGACTTTCGGGAGGTTATTCCAATAGATCCGGGCTTTTTCGGCTCAGGGGTAAAGTTCGCCGTCAGGGTAAAGGGTGATTCGATGGAAGGGGCTGGAATAAGAGACGGAGACATCGTGATTATTCGCCAACAGAGCAGCGCAGAGAATGGGCAGATCGTTGCGGCAATTGTTGACGGAGAAGTGACCCTGAAGAGGATTAAAAAATATCCCGACGGAAGGGTGGAATTGAGGCCTGAAAACCCTTCTTATAGGCCTCTTGTTTTCAGGCACCCCCAGTCGCCTCAAATTGTTGGAATAATGGTGGGTCTCATTAGAAAATCCAGTATTTAA
- a CDS encoding OB-fold nucleic acid binding domain-containing protein: protein MGSETMKERSLKVAIAERECLTVNVKVHPLEPFRHFLTSKNAINSKKLRNIPNGRHVKIPGRIILVHTPPTRSGKRIMFITAEDELGLIDLVLFPDAQKKYAKIILANSLCLFEGAVKRIGERTCCVVISKAVPLVMDKNMTCRSCDTL, encoded by the coding sequence ATGGGCTCGGAAACAATGAAGGAAAGGTCGCTTAAGGTTGCTATTGCAGAAAGGGAGTGTCTTACAGTAAACGTCAAGGTACACCCCCTTGAGCCATTCAGACATTTTTTGACGAGCAAAAACGCAATAAATAGTAAAAAACTGAGGAATATCCCGAATGGTCGCCATGTAAAAATACCGGGCCGCATTATTCTGGTTCACACACCACCGACTCGGAGTGGGAAACGGATAATGTTTATAACAGCAGAAGACGAGCTGGGCCTCATTGATTTGGTTCTCTTCCCTGATGCCCAGAAAAAGTACGCTAAAATTATTTTAGCAAACTCTTTATGCTTGTTTGAAGGTGCTGTTAAACGCATTGGTGAAAGAACATGCTGTGTAGTCATCTCTAAAGCCGTGCCTTTGGTTATGGATAAAAACATGACCTGCCGTTCGTGCGATACACTTTAG
- a CDS encoding ATP-grasp domain-containing protein, whose protein sequence is MPGLLENSRVKYALGRHLRVCRSIRQPKEALDLDVNSETIHRVLGEASDVFYPGQVLDPLFKALGKRVFPGNFYSFMGNKIRQSLLFQWLGIPHPRTKIYYGARKEERILRDFSFPFVGKRAVGGSQGKEVFLIRDEKELETYLSLYHPAYVQEYIPASRDLRIVVFAGHVIHAYWRIGKPGDFRHNVSRGGSVEFENIPEDALEFARWVAERCGFDEVGLDILPRGESYLVLEANMVYGLEGFRRRGLDINKIFSRAEKEGWI, encoded by the coding sequence TTGCCAGGGCTCTTGGAAAATAGCCGCGTTAAGTACGCTCTGGGAAGACACCTGAGGGTCTGCAGGAGCATAAGGCAACCGAAGGAGGCTTTAGACCTTGACGTTAACTCAGAAACGATACATCGGGTGCTTGGTGAAGCTTCTGATGTCTTTTATCCCGGTCAGGTTCTCGATCCTCTTTTTAAAGCCCTGGGCAAACGTGTCTTTCCCGGAAATTTTTATTCCTTCATGGGGAACAAGATAAGGCAGTCTCTGCTTTTTCAATGGCTTGGAATTCCACATCCGAGAACCAAAATCTATTATGGGGCACGTAAAGAAGAGCGAATACTCCGTGATTTTTCCTTTCCTTTTGTTGGCAAACGGGCTGTTGGTGGTTCTCAGGGAAAAGAGGTCTTTCTCATCCGTGACGAAAAGGAACTGGAAACTTATCTTAGCCTGTATCATCCGGCCTACGTCCAGGAGTATATTCCCGCCAGTAGAGATTTAAGGATCGTGGTTTTTGCAGGCCATGTCATCCACGCCTACTGGAGAATCGGTAAACCGGGTGATTTCAGGCATAATGTTTCGCGGGGCGGCAGTGTGGAGTTCGAAAATATACCCGAAGACGCCCTGGAGTTTGCCCGATGGGTAGCCGAAAGGTGCGGTTTTGATGAGGTGGGTCTGGATATATTACCACGAGGCGAGTCTTATCTGGTTTTAGAGGCGAATATGGTTTACGGTTTAGAAGGTTTCAGACGCAGAGGGCTGGACATCAACAAGATTTTCTCAAGGGCCGAAAAGGAGGGCTGGATTTGA
- a CDS encoding NUDIX hydrolase: protein MSSPWKVVDSRLEHCAGMFRVRIDSVIMPRNKRRYNVYALQLSDWVNVVALTPEKNVILVKQYRHGVRDFTLEFPGGVIDPGDTPEEAALRELREETGYEVEELLPVGMVYPNPAIQTNRCFTFLGKNAKQIHDQQLDELEDIEVITVPARTIAEMIREGKINHGLIVSAFGLCMLQYPELFSL, encoded by the coding sequence ATGAGCAGTCCTTGGAAGGTTGTTGACAGCAGGCTGGAGCACTGTGCGGGGATGTTCAGGGTGCGTATTGACAGTGTGATCATGCCTCGGAACAAAAGAAGGTATAACGTCTATGCTCTTCAGTTGAGCGATTGGGTTAATGTCGTGGCGCTTACACCTGAAAAGAATGTTATCCTGGTAAAACAGTACCGACATGGGGTTCGAGACTTTACACTGGAGTTTCCGGGAGGTGTTATAGACCCAGGAGATACTCCCGAGGAAGCTGCCCTGAGAGAACTTCGCGAAGAAACGGGATACGAAGTCGAGGAGCTTTTACCTGTCGGTATGGTATATCCCAATCCTGCAATTCAAACCAACAGGTGTTTTACGTTCCTGGGGAAAAATGCAAAGCAGATCCATGACCAGCAGTTAGATGAGCTGGAGGATATTGAGGTAATAACTGTTCCCGCACGCACAATTGCTGAGATGATTCGTGAAGGCAAAATAAACCACGGATTGATTGTTTCGGCTTTCGGCCTTTGTATGTTGCAGTATCCGGAGCTTTTCAGCCTGTAG
- a CDS encoding tyrosine-type recombinase/integrase → MLILLVGARGFEPPTSCSRICLIALHCGLRFGEIANLTWGDIDLASGAIYIRDPKNNTTRVAYMTDAVSKMFASKTSGQPDEFVFKDKKHGRKIQKISKAFVRSVKALGLNEGIQDPRMKVCFHTLRHTFGSWLVIAGVPIYTVKELMGHKTLAMTERYAHLAAEAQRKAVKELEKVAGRVNPDNAISFAEPGEQGHEQ, encoded by the coding sequence TTGCTGATTTTACTGGTCGGGGCGAGAGGATTTGAACCTCCGACATCCTGCTCCCGAATCTGTCTGATTGCCCTTCACTGCGGCTTACGGTTCGGCGAGATAGCAAACCTTACCTGGGGAGACATAGACCTTGCAAGCGGGGCAATCTACATCCGGGACCCCAAGAATAACACCACCCGTGTGGCCTACATGACCGATGCCGTGTCGAAAATGTTCGCTTCCAAAACCTCCGGACAGCCGGACGAATTTGTTTTCAAAGACAAAAAACACGGCAGGAAGATCCAGAAAATCTCCAAAGCCTTCGTGAGAAGCGTAAAAGCCCTGGGGCTAAACGAAGGCATCCAGGATCCCCGAATGAAGGTATGCTTTCACACACTGCGCCACACGTTCGGGTCCTGGCTCGTAATAGCCGGTGTTCCGATCTACACCGTCAAAGAGCTCATGGGACACAAGACACTCGCCATGACGGAGCGTTACGCACACCTTGCAGCAGAAGCCCAGAGAAAGGCCGTAAAAGAGCTCGAAAAGGTAGCCGGCAGGGTAAACCCCGACAACGCAATATCCTTTGCAGAACCCGGGGAACAGGGCCATGAGCAATGA
- a CDS encoding DNA polymerase III subunit alpha: MFCHLHVRSAFTFLFGTFTPEQLVRRVKALGMSSVAITDRGGLYGAVKFVKAANRAGIKPILGIEAPLSDGSILVLIVKNKEGYSNLARLITATKLAQRDVFSLDDINTYHRGLICLTGGRDGRAWKLIRSGKLVEAKEFLGLLKDIFEADLYVEIQNHSIKTDIEVSGELMRLAKKIGSKTVGTNAVTFLKKEDFIIHQILVKIQQTVHHRAISPLPCDEFYLKSEQEMSCVLPPEVFHAIGEVVEKVDFTMELFRVHPPKVFDRDTERLTELCFRNLAVRYKPVTLEVLRRLEKELNLIFSRNFSSYFLVVYDVVSWARNRGIRLSIRGSAVGSLVTYLLFGGPDPIEHNLLFERFLNEGRFDPPDIDVDFDSERRNEVIRYVFHRFKGKAAFVSTLSTYRARGAVRDVARAMGRHLGEVSELTKFLPYHLRPNEINEALKKLPELAESPLHEENELVRLVGNLSGLPRQISTHLGGIILSESLLDMVPLELSPSGFPLSQYDKDDIEKLGLPKFDFLGLRMHTAISKTLSYIKENGKALDLDNIHLNDSDTYRLLCSTETVGVFQLESPGQRQLLSRLQPKCFSDLMIEISLFRPGPMQAKMATPFIRRKHGKEPVEYFCPELKPILEETYGILVYQEQVLKMVAKLTNSSLEWADVFRRSMTHDRSPEEMEKLRVEFISRCIKSGYSRFVAEKAWKQISAFASYGFCKAHAAAFAYITYQSAYLKAHFPLEFYLGLLNSGQVGSYPPWVILNEARRRFPVYPPHVNFSRFEYTIESNGIRVGFCAVKGIGAKTAEKIVKDREAHGPFKSIPEFLARVKLSRKIFCTLFTIGAFDGLGNNEGKVA, encoded by the coding sequence ATGTTTTGCCACCTCCATGTCAGAAGTGCTTTTACATTTCTTTTCGGAACTTTTACTCCCGAACAGCTTGTACGTAGAGTAAAAGCCCTGGGAATGTCTTCTGTTGCTATTACCGACAGAGGAGGGCTTTACGGTGCAGTAAAATTCGTGAAAGCAGCAAATCGTGCAGGTATAAAACCCATCCTGGGTATTGAAGCCCCCCTGTCGGATGGAAGCATACTGGTTTTGATTGTTAAAAACAAAGAGGGCTACAGCAACCTTGCCCGTCTTATAACCGCGACAAAATTGGCACAAAGGGACGTATTTTCTCTTGATGACATAAACACTTATCACCGAGGGCTCATTTGTCTTACCGGAGGTCGGGACGGAAGGGCGTGGAAGCTTATCAGAAGCGGGAAGCTTGTCGAGGCAAAGGAATTTCTTGGGCTTTTAAAGGATATCTTCGAAGCAGATCTTTATGTTGAGATACAAAATCACTCCATTAAAACAGACATAGAAGTTTCGGGTGAGCTAATGCGTCTGGCTAAAAAAATCGGTTCCAAAACTGTTGGTACCAACGCCGTAACCTTCTTGAAAAAGGAAGACTTCATAATTCATCAGATTCTCGTGAAAATACAACAGACAGTTCACCACAGAGCAATATCCCCTCTACCATGCGACGAATTTTATTTAAAAAGCGAACAGGAGATGTCCTGTGTTCTTCCTCCGGAAGTTTTTCACGCAATCGGTGAAGTGGTTGAAAAGGTCGATTTCACCATGGAACTTTTCAGGGTGCACCCACCGAAGGTATTTGACCGTGATACAGAAAGGCTAACAGAGCTATGTTTTAGAAATCTGGCTGTCAGGTACAAGCCGGTAACACTCGAGGTTCTGAGAAGGCTTGAAAAGGAACTTAATCTTATTTTTTCGAGGAATTTCTCCAGCTATTTTCTGGTAGTTTACGATGTCGTTTCCTGGGCAAGAAATCGAGGAATACGCTTGAGTATCCGGGGTTCTGCCGTGGGCTCTCTAGTAACCTATCTTCTTTTTGGAGGTCCTGACCCCATTGAACATAATCTTCTTTTTGAAAGATTTCTAAACGAAGGGCGCTTCGACCCACCCGACATAGATGTTGACTTTGATTCGGAACGAAGAAACGAGGTTATACGATACGTGTTCCACCGTTTCAAAGGCAAGGCCGCTTTCGTTTCAACCCTATCAACCTACAGGGCAAGAGGTGCTGTAAGGGATGTTGCGCGAGCCATGGGAAGGCATCTCGGAGAAGTCTCAGAACTTACAAAGTTTCTCCCGTATCATCTCCGCCCGAACGAAATTAACGAGGCTTTAAAAAAATTACCTGAGCTTGCAGAAAGCCCACTGCACGAAGAAAATGAGCTCGTGAGGCTTGTAGGAAACCTAAGCGGTCTTCCAAGACAAATTTCCACACACCTCGGGGGTATCATCCTCTCTGAAAGTCTATTGGACATGGTGCCTCTTGAGCTTTCCCCTTCCGGTTTTCCTTTATCCCAATATGACAAAGATGACATTGAAAAACTGGGACTTCCCAAGTTTGATTTTCTTGGACTTAGAATGCACACGGCCATTTCTAAAACCCTTTCCTACATAAAAGAAAACGGTAAAGCACTGGATTTGGATAACATCCATCTTAATGATTCAGACACCTACAGGTTATTATGCTCAACCGAGACTGTGGGTGTTTTCCAGCTGGAAAGTCCTGGCCAGAGGCAGCTTTTAAGCAGATTACAACCGAAATGTTTTTCAGACTTAATGATTGAAATTTCACTTTTTCGCCCGGGCCCGATGCAGGCAAAAATGGCAACCCCTTTCATAAGGCGCAAACACGGGAAAGAACCCGTGGAATATTTTTGCCCTGAGCTAAAGCCTATTCTTGAAGAAACCTACGGGATTCTCGTCTATCAGGAGCAAGTTTTGAAGATGGTGGCAAAGTTGACAAACTCCAGCCTGGAATGGGCAGATGTATTCAGGCGTTCCATGACCCATGATAGAAGCCCTGAGGAAATGGAAAAACTCAGGGTTGAGTTCATTTCAAGGTGTATCAAGTCGGGCTATTCACGTTTTGTTGCAGAAAAAGCATGGAAACAGATTTCTGCTTTCGCTTCTTACGGTTTTTGTAAGGCCCATGCTGCGGCCTTCGCATACATAACTTATCAGTCGGCATATCTTAAAGCTCATTTCCCTCTTGAGTTCTATCTCGGGCTGTTAAACTCCGGTCAAGTGGGCAGTTACCCACCATGGGTGATTCTAAACGAAGCAAGAAGGCGCTTCCCGGTGTACCCACCACACGTAAACTTCAGCCGTTTTGAATACACGATTGAAAGTAACGGCATCCGAGTAGGGTTTTGTGCGGTGAAGGGAATTGGGGCAAAAACGGCTGAGAAAATTGTAAAAGATAGAGAAGCTCACGGTCCCTTTAAGTCGATCCCGGAATTCCTTGCCCGTGTAAAGTTGAGCCGAAAAATTTTCTGTACGCTTTTCACCATAGGAGCTTTTGATGGGCTCGGAAACAATGAAGGAAAGGTCGCTTAA
- a CDS encoding helix-turn-helix domain-containing protein produces MGMYLEGMNISSISRVLAISLATVYSWIKKALWALCDMAVP; encoded by the coding sequence ATTGGTATGTATCTTGAGGGCATGAATATCTCTAGTATAAGTAGGGTTTTGGCTATCAGTTTAGCTACTGTGTATTCATGGATAAAAAAAGCCCTATGGGCTTTATGTGACATGGCTGTTCCGTAA
- the trmB gene encoding tRNA (guanosine(46)-N7)-methyltransferase TrmB, translating into MKARYISLGPLIDWRRVNRPIDWNEVFRNDDPVVLEIGFGNGEYLIRRAKTEANKNFVGIEKEWQSVWRALRRIAQNQLSNVRLLKADARWAVHHLMGTGVFSEIYSLFPCPWPKERHVSRRLFSNRCLKRLNNSLVGGGVLWIVTDDDVYANWIKEQSEGSGFQVLHEFIPPSFGTKYETKWVNEGLRQFHKITLIKKQDSLFMPEGEIIVRTYRVSEFYPNDFYPDPVRGNVVVDFKDFLYDSNRGKALLRAVVVEDEFVQDFWIEISRSRDGRWHIKPASGCGWIPTVGLQKALDAVYAYCTKRSEQTGAAKQS; encoded by the coding sequence GTGAAGGCAAGATATATTTCGCTCGGTCCTTTAATCGATTGGAGAAGAGTAAACAGACCCATCGATTGGAATGAAGTTTTCAGGAACGACGACCCGGTAGTTCTGGAGATAGGTTTCGGAAATGGTGAATATCTTATCCGCAGGGCGAAAACAGAGGCTAATAAGAATTTTGTGGGAATCGAAAAAGAGTGGCAGTCCGTATGGAGGGCTTTGAGGCGAATTGCTCAAAATCAACTTTCAAACGTTCGCCTTTTGAAAGCAGATGCTCGATGGGCTGTGCATCACCTTATGGGTACCGGTGTTTTTTCGGAAATCTACAGCCTTTTTCCGTGCCCCTGGCCCAAAGAGCGACATGTGTCTAGAAGGCTTTTTTCAAATCGGTGTCTTAAGAGATTAAACAACAGTCTTGTGGGTGGTGGCGTTTTGTGGATTGTTACCGACGATGATGTTTATGCAAACTGGATTAAGGAACAATCAGAAGGGTCGGGTTTTCAGGTCCTGCACGAATTTATACCCCCTTCCTTTGGAACTAAGTACGAGACAAAATGGGTAAACGAAGGATTGCGGCAATTTCACAAGATCACTCTTATAAAAAAACAGGATAGTCTGTTTATGCCCGAGGGAGAGATTATCGTGAGGACCTATAGAGTTTCCGAATTCTATCCAAATGACTTTTATCCGGATCCGGTTAGAGGTAATGTAGTTGTTGACTTCAAGGATTTTTTGTACGATTCCAACAGGGGAAAGGCTCTTCTGCGGGCGGTGGTTGTGGAAGATGAATTTGTTCAGGATTTCTGGATTGAAATATCAAGATCCAGGGACGGTAGATGGCATATCAAGCCGGCATCGGGTTGTGGTTGGATTCCAACCGTAGGACTTCAGAAAGCCCTCGATGCCGTCTATGCGTACTGTACGAAAAGATCGGAGCAAACCGGGGCCGCGAAACAGTCGTAA
- a CDS encoding SIR2 family NAD-dependent protein deacylase, which translates to MTDRDLIRNIRKRIMDSKKLVVLTGAGISAESGVPTFRGEGGLWRSYRATDLATPQAFSKNPVLVWEFYLWRRRLISKCKPNPAHLALAGFESYKPVLVITQNIDGLHQKAGSRNVLEIHGSIWRVRCVKCGRLRDDDRLEMDLPPVCSLCGGLERPDVVWFGESLDEGILKGALDALMSAEVLLIVGTSGVVEPAASFGRFAASHGAYVVEVNLERTPQSPYYACTILGRAGEVLPELLTFEEISQK; encoded by the coding sequence TTGACGGACCGCGACCTGATCCGGAATATCAGGAAGCGAATCATGGATTCAAAGAAGCTGGTTGTTTTAACCGGTGCTGGGATTTCGGCCGAATCCGGTGTTCCCACCTTCCGGGGTGAAGGTGGCCTCTGGAGATCGTACCGCGCCACGGACCTTGCAACCCCTCAAGCCTTCTCGAAAAACCCTGTCCTCGTCTGGGAGTTTTATTTATGGAGGAGACGGCTTATCTCGAAATGCAAACCCAATCCCGCTCATTTGGCCCTGGCCGGTTTTGAAAGCTACAAACCCGTACTTGTAATTACCCAGAATATTGATGGGCTGCATCAAAAGGCGGGGAGCAGGAACGTCCTGGAAATACACGGCAGCATATGGCGTGTAAGATGTGTGAAGTGCGGGAGGCTTAGGGACGACGATAGGCTTGAGATGGATCTTCCGCCCGTGTGCAGCCTATGTGGAGGTCTGGAAAGGCCTGATGTGGTGTGGTTCGGAGAGAGCCTGGACGAGGGGATTTTAAAGGGAGCTCTGGATGCTCTCATGAGTGCCGAGGTGCTTTTGATTGTGGGCACCTCGGGAGTTGTTGAACCTGCCGCTTCTTTCGGTCGTTTCGCGGCATCTCACGGCGCTTATGTGGTTGAGGTTAATCTTGAACGGACGCCTCAATCTCCTTATTATGCCTGCACCATATTGGGCAGGGCCGGTGAGGTATTACCCGAATTGCTTACTTTTGAGGAGATCTCGCAGAAATGA
- the mreC gene encoding rod shape-determining protein MreC — protein sequence MWELIRRLRGFFFVLFFIIVAFYLFSLNFKTSRLDTLQRLVLHGVGPLAEGWTRLANGINNLWDSYINLVGVREENYRLKKRISQLEQLLVDYREAYLENQRLRRLLEFRDQLQVPSVTASIIFHDFTGWFQSVIINKGSLDGIKPDMPVVCYEGVVGRILNSGSRFARVMLVTDPASAVDVLVQRSRVRGILVGGEPGLCYVKYVKNDADVRPGDLVITTGKDGIFPRGLKAGIVTKVYPDPVGIFQFIEVRPVMEIGNLDEVLVLLKEPSLPPGFP from the coding sequence ATGTGGGAACTGATCCGGCGGCTTAGAGGTTTTTTTTTCGTGCTCTTTTTCATAATAGTGGCCTTCTATCTCTTTTCCCTCAATTTTAAGACAAGCCGCTTGGATACTCTCCAGAGGCTGGTTCTGCACGGTGTGGGTCCACTGGCCGAGGGATGGACAAGGCTTGCCAATGGGATAAATAATCTGTGGGATTCCTATATAAATCTTGTCGGAGTCAGAGAAGAAAACTACAGACTAAAGAAAAGAATTTCTCAATTGGAACAACTTCTTGTTGATTATAGAGAAGCCTATCTGGAAAATCAGCGACTGAGGCGACTTCTCGAGTTTCGTGATCAGCTTCAAGTCCCTTCGGTTACGGCCTCGATCATTTTTCACGATTTTACAGGTTGGTTCCAGTCCGTTATTATAAACAAAGGAAGCCTTGACGGTATAAAGCCTGATATGCCCGTCGTGTGTTACGAAGGCGTCGTGGGCAGAATATTGAACAGTGGATCTCGCTTTGCGAGGGTTATGCTTGTTACGGACCCCGCCAGTGCCGTTGACGTGTTGGTCCAGCGTAGCCGCGTTAGAGGAATACTTGTGGGTGGGGAACCGGGACTCTGCTACGTGAAATACGTGAAAAATGATGCCGATGTGAGACCCGGTGATCTTGTCATCACCACCGGAAAAGACGGGATCTTTCCCAGAGGTCTTAAAGCCGGAATAGTAACCAAAGTCTATCCGGATCCTGTAGGGATTTTCCAGTTCATAGAGGTCAGGCCCGTAATGGAGATAGGGAATCTCGATGAGGTGCTCGTTTTGTTGAAGGAACCATCGTTGCCGCCTGGATTCCCCTGA
- a CDS encoding IS1/IS1595 family N-terminal zinc-binding domain-containing protein, protein MRCPHCGNNWCKKNGRSNGKQTYLCRHCNYRFTPEAERHMHPRWLKEEGYWYVS, encoded by the coding sequence ATGAGATGCCCGCACTGCGGTAACAACTGGTGCAAAAAGAACGGGAGGTCAAATGGGAAGCAGACTTACCTTTGCAGGCATTGCAATTATAGATTTACCCCTGAAGCTGAGAGGCATATGCATCCGAGGTGGCTAAAAGAAGAAGGCTATTGGTATGTATCTTGA
- a CDS encoding SNF2-related protein, with the protein MQPGSIVSFRNRDWVLLPAEEPDVALLRPLTGTSEDVVAVHLPLAQLLGYTFPFERLSPSRFPWPSSDEVADAQSVHLLWQAARLLLREGAAPFRSLGRISVRPRTYQLVPLMMALRIWPVRLLIADDVGVGKTIEAGLIVRELWEQGEIRRFAVLCPPYLCDQWQKELQEKFHFDAVVINSATAGRLDRQTPPGRSV; encoded by the coding sequence ATGCAACCCGGTTCTATTGTAAGCTTTCGCAACCGCGACTGGGTTCTGCTCCCCGCAGAGGAGCCGGATGTGGCCCTCTTGCGGCCCCTCACAGGGACGAGCGAGGACGTGGTCGCGGTGCACCTGCCCTTGGCCCAGCTGTTGGGGTACACGTTTCCCTTTGAACGCCTCTCGCCCTCCCGGTTCCCGTGGCCTTCCTCGGACGAAGTGGCCGATGCCCAGAGCGTGCACCTGCTCTGGCAAGCCGCGAGGTTGCTCCTGCGGGAAGGGGCCGCGCCCTTCCGCTCCCTTGGCCGCATCTCCGTCCGACCTCGCACATACCAGCTCGTGCCCCTCATGATGGCCCTGCGCATCTGGCCCGTGCGGCTGCTCATCGCCGACGACGTGGGCGTGGGCAAGACCATCGAAGCCGGGCTCATCGTCCGCGAGCTCTGGGAGCAGGGAGAAATCCGTCGCTTTGCCGTCCTCTGCCCGCCCTACCTGTGCGACCAGTGGCAAAAGGAGCTTCAGGAGAAGTTCCACTTCGACGCGGTGGTGATCAACTCGGCAACCGCCGGCCGGCTCGACCGCCAAACGCCGCCGGGCCGTAGCGTGTAA
- a CDS encoding rod shape-determining protein: protein MILSKILGWFSNDLAIDLGTANTLVYVRGRGIVLHEPSVVAIKRDAQGGDRVVAVGTEAKMMLGKTPGNIVAIRPMKDGVIADFEITEAMLRYFIRKVHNRRSLVRPRVIVCVPSGVTQVERRAVKESAESAGAREVYLIEEPMAAAIGAGLPITEPVCNMIVDIGGGTTEVAVISLAGIVYSRSVRVGGDKMDAAILQYIRKTYNLLIGERTAEQIKITLGNAYMDGEPQYMEVKGRNLVDGIPKTVKISSDEVREAIQEQIDTIVETVKMALEQTPPELAADIVDRGIVLTGGGALLKNLDYVLRRETGLPVSVAEDPLTAVVLGSGKALEDIDRLREVLM, encoded by the coding sequence ATGATTTTGAGTAAAATTCTGGGATGGTTTTCTAACGATCTTGCAATAGATCTGGGTACCGCCAACACGCTTGTCTACGTAAGAGGAAGGGGCATCGTCCTTCATGAGCCGTCTGTTGTGGCAATAAAGCGAGATGCTCAAGGAGGAGACAGGGTAGTTGCGGTGGGTACGGAAGCCAAAATGATGCTCGGAAAGACTCCGGGAAATATTGTGGCCATAAGACCCATGAAGGACGGAGTTATCGCCGATTTTGAAATTACCGAGGCGATGCTGAGATACTTTATCAGGAAAGTACATAACCGCAGGTCTCTTGTGAGGCCACGTGTAATTGTGTGCGTGCCCTCGGGTGTGACACAGGTGGAGCGAAGGGCGGTTAAGGAATCGGCGGAATCTGCAGGAGCAAGAGAGGTTTATCTCATAGAAGAACCAATGGCGGCCGCCATCGGAGCCGGCCTTCCCATAACAGAACCTGTTTGCAATATGATCGTTGACATTGGAGGTGGCACAACGGAAGTTGCGGTAATCTCGCTCGCCGGGATTGTTTACAGTCGCTCTGTAAGGGTCGGTGGTGACAAAATGGATGCCGCAATTCTTCAGTACATCAGAAAAACATATAATCTCCTGATTGGTGAACGCACGGCGGAACAGATCAAGATAACCCTGGGGAATGCATATATGGACGGGGAACCGCAGTACATGGAGGTTAAGGGTAGAAACCTCGTTGATGGGATACCGAAAACCGTTAAAATATCTTCCGATGAGGTCAGAGAAGCCATCCAGGAGCAAATTGATACAATAGTGGAAACGGTTAAGATGGCTTTGGAACAAACCCCGCCTGAACTCGCCGCTGACATCGTAGACCGGGGAATAGTGCTTACGGGAGGAGGAGCCCTTTTAAAAAACCTGGACTATGTTCTGAGACGTGAAACGGGCTTGCCGGTCAGTGTAGCGGAGGATCCTTTGACGGCGGTTGTCCTGGGTTCCGGAAAGGCTCTGGAAGATATTGATAGATTAAGAGAAGTGCTGATGTAA